From the genome of Glycine max cultivar Williams 82 chromosome 2, Glycine_max_v4.0, whole genome shotgun sequence, one region includes:
- the LOC100783096 gene encoding metalloendoproteinase 5-MMP gives MKKVFRDSFKRWAQATTGVLRLTETTYDNADIKVGFRIFNNIWDQVFSLSFIILQPGSNVTTGDIRLKGAILWSLPSEKESLSWENGVLDLESAAMHLLGLDHSNKEDSVMYPNVLPWQQRKVELSVSDMENIQRHYTNGISGHSGRWGVLLITILSLGFAYELL, from the coding sequence ATGAAAAAGGTTTTCAGAGATTCCTTCAAGAGGTGGGCGCAGGCCACCACAGGGGTTTTGAGGCTCACGGAGACAACCTACGACAATGCCGACATCAAGGTGGGGTTCAGAATATTCAACAATATTTGGGACCAGGTGTTTAGCCTAAGCTTTATCATACTGCAACCAGGTTCTAATGTCACGACAGGGGACATACGCCTCAAAGGTGCCATTTTATGGTCGCTGCCGAGTGAAAAAGAGAGCCTGTCGTGGGAGAACGGAGTTTTGGACTTGGAGAGTGCGGCGATGCATCTTCTAGGGCTTGATCACTCTAACAAAGAGGACTCTGTTATGTACCCTAACGTATTGCCATGGCAGCAACGAAAGGTGGAGCTCTCGGTTTCTGATATGGAAAACATTCAGCGTCACTACACTAACGGCATCTCTGGCCACAGTGGGCGTTGGGGAGTGCTTTTAATCACTATCTTGTCTCTTGGATTTGCTTACGAGcttctttaa